The Macrobrachium nipponense isolate FS-2020 chromosome 19, ASM1510439v2, whole genome shotgun sequence genome contains a region encoding:
- the LOC135212036 gene encoding uncharacterized protein LOC135212036 has translation MFGDSEQVPEWEYGEEDEYSSLLARTLETRDGLYESFKERWLSEYLVSLKEKDRSSFHPPRKWEKGEIALFKLPSKSRTYWPLVRIVETFSDNEGVVRTVRIVKPDKSESETNVSFLIPLELYSELNDPNLYVQIEEKEENISELETDEIPDTGTSLPNETSTRPTRSTALASRNLIRSLAREGRL, from the coding sequence atgTTTGGTGATTCTGAACAAGTTCCTGAGTGGGAGTATGGTGAGGAGGATGAGTATTCTTCTCTCCTTGCTCGTACTTTGGAAACTAGGGATGGACTTtatgaaagctttaaggaaaggtgGCTTTCTGAATATTTAGTAAGTTTGAAAGAAAAGGATAGATCATCTTTTCATCCtccaagaaaatgggaaaaagggGAAATTGCTCTCTTTAAATTACCTTCCAAATCTAGAACTTATTGGCCATTGGTTAGAATTGTTGAAACATTCAGTGATAACGAAGGTGTTGTACGTACTGTTCGTATTGTTAAGCCtgataaaagtgaaagtgaaactaatgttagttttttaatacctttagaattatattctgagcttaatgatcctaatttatatgttcaaattgaagaaaaagaagaaaacattagTGAGTTGGAGACAGATGAAATACCTGATACTGGAACATCTTTGCCCAATGAAACATCTACTAGGCCTACCCGTAGTACTGCTCTTGCCTCCAGAAACCTAATAAGAAGTTTAGCTCGGGAGGGTAGATTGTAA